In Gammaproteobacteria bacterium (ex Lamellibrachia satsuma), a single genomic region encodes these proteins:
- the prsR gene encoding PEP-CTERM-box response regulator transcription factor: MLRSLLIVEDDPGLQSQLKWCFDGYEVQIAGDRASAIAVLRRVAPPVITLDLGLPPDPANVSEGIATLKEVLRLAPRTKVIVVTGNDDRTNALKALELGAYDFYQKPIDSDVLKVIIDRAYQLYELEEENRNLALRQGKSPLDGVIANSPEMLDVCRVIEKVGPTDATTLLLGESGTGKEVLAKAIHEISARNEYPFVAINCASIPDTLLESELFGYEKGAFTGAAKRTLGKIEHANGGTLFLDEIGDMPLSLQAKLLRFLQERVIERVGGRAEISVDVRVICATNRDLDEMIGSGTFREDLFYRVSEITINIPPLRDRAGDAVLLAWAFLAKFAAQNSTKVRGFSKEALQSIEDYSWPGNVRELENKIKRAVIMAEGSQISAEELQLSAGSEESQPFNLREVRDQAEASAVSRALTYVEGNVSKAAELLGVSRPTLYDLVNKYGLK, encoded by the coding sequence TAGCTGTATTGAGGCGAGTTGCTCCACCTGTCATTACGCTGGATCTCGGTTTGCCGCCAGATCCGGCAAACGTGAGTGAGGGGATAGCAACCTTGAAAGAGGTTTTGCGTCTGGCTCCCAGAACCAAGGTGATTGTCGTGACAGGGAACGACGATCGTACCAATGCGCTGAAAGCACTGGAACTTGGGGCCTACGATTTTTATCAGAAGCCAATCGATTCGGATGTGCTGAAGGTCATAATTGATCGGGCGTATCAGCTCTATGAGCTGGAAGAGGAGAACCGAAATCTCGCGTTGCGGCAGGGGAAATCGCCGCTGGATGGGGTAATTGCCAATAGTCCGGAAATGCTGGATGTCTGCCGGGTTATCGAAAAGGTGGGTCCGACGGATGCTACAACCCTTCTATTGGGTGAGAGTGGTACCGGTAAAGAGGTGCTTGCCAAGGCGATCCATGAAATCAGTGCCAGAAATGAGTACCCATTTGTTGCTATTAACTGTGCTTCTATACCGGACACTTTGCTTGAAAGTGAACTTTTCGGCTATGAGAAAGGTGCATTTACCGGTGCCGCTAAAAGAACGCTGGGCAAAATTGAGCATGCGAATGGAGGAACGCTGTTCCTGGATGAGATTGGTGATATGCCCTTATCGCTACAGGCAAAGCTGCTGCGTTTTCTGCAGGAACGGGTGATCGAGCGGGTTGGCGGACGTGCTGAGATTTCTGTGGATGTCAGAGTGATCTGCGCCACGAATCGGGACCTCGATGAAATGATCGGTAGTGGTACTTTCCGTGAGGACCTTTTCTATCGAGTGAGTGAAATTACGATCAACATCCCACCACTGCGTGACCGAGCAGGAGATGCGGTGTTGCTGGCGTGGGCATTTTTGGCAAAATTTGCCGCTCAGAACTCAACCAAGGTCAGAGGGTTTAGCAAAGAAGCACTGCAGTCTATTGAGGACTATTCATGGCCGGGCAACGTCCGTGAGCTGGAAAACAAAATAAAACGCGCAGTCATTATGGCGGAGGGTTCGCAAATCTCAGCAGAAGAGTTGCAATTGAGCGCAGGTTCAGAAGAGAGTCAGCCTTTTAATTTACGTGAAGTAAGAGATCAAGCTGAAGCAAGTGCAGTGTCGCGCGCCCTGACTTATGTCGAAGGGAATGTCTCCAAAGCGGCCGAATTGCTCGGCGTGAGCCGTCCAACACTATATGATCTTGTGAACAAATATGGTCTCAAATAG
- the epsI gene encoding EpsI family protein has protein sequence MNSRTAASPAILLIVGLLLVFPLYYPTLGSFFNLWTASDSDQSHGFLLFAVCLYIFYEEWKARKDSLSVKPRYIGLIGIIVLSLLWMMSGLVYIESLQQALFIAILAMIIFSFLGLKDGVPFYFPVLLLLSVVPVWKVLAPYLQTGTAVTVGYMLQASGITSVREGYLLIIPEGTFEVAEFCSGLRYQIVGITISLLYARQSGFYLKETIAYVAFASLLAFAANLMRVYSVVVIGHLSNMESEIVHDHNMLGWMIFGVFILIYLWGSQRYLPIRSAIEQVEGDGIKLADGTKRRNLRFTVLVFFATLTGPALAFFYMSGGAETDSSRVELPGKIADWKLVENSLTSWKPDWLQGNSVVEGRYSDGAHRVDVFLSRFSSQEQGREAISVLNKVYDFDVWSRIYRRVTDLGQVNGRNLIVEETRLKAAGSDRGRIVWRWYNAAGKREQKNIKAKLLNLLGILKGNPEIDVNMVSYDLGADEDKTRIRMVGFLPGYLSAVEK, from the coding sequence ATGAATAGCAGAACGGCAGCTTCCCCCGCAATTTTGTTGATTGTAGGATTGTTACTGGTTTTTCCTCTTTATTATCCAACGCTCGGCAGCTTTTTTAACCTTTGGACAGCATCGGACTCAGATCAGTCCCATGGCTTTCTTTTGTTCGCCGTTTGTCTCTACATTTTCTACGAGGAGTGGAAAGCCAGAAAGGACAGCCTCTCTGTCAAGCCAAGATATATCGGCTTGATCGGGATAATTGTTTTGTCCTTGCTTTGGATGATGTCTGGTTTGGTCTATATAGAATCATTGCAGCAAGCATTATTTATTGCCATCTTAGCAATGATTATCTTTAGTTTTCTGGGCCTCAAGGATGGGGTACCGTTCTATTTTCCGGTGCTTCTGTTGTTGAGTGTTGTGCCGGTTTGGAAAGTGTTGGCGCCTTATCTGCAAACCGGAACAGCCGTTACAGTCGGCTACATGCTTCAGGCATCTGGGATAACGTCAGTCAGGGAAGGGTATCTGCTGATCATCCCAGAAGGCACCTTTGAGGTGGCTGAATTTTGTAGTGGGCTACGGTATCAAATTGTTGGTATTACGATTTCGTTGCTGTATGCAAGACAGTCTGGTTTCTACCTGAAAGAGACTATCGCATATGTTGCGTTTGCCTCTCTTCTAGCGTTTGCTGCCAATCTTATGCGCGTATATTCTGTTGTTGTGATAGGGCACCTTAGCAACATGGAGAGCGAGATCGTACACGATCATAATATGCTGGGTTGGATGATTTTTGGTGTTTTCATCCTCATCTATTTATGGGGTTCGCAACGTTATCTACCGATACGCTCAGCCATAGAACAAGTGGAAGGCGACGGTATAAAGTTGGCAGACGGGACCAAGCGCAGAAACCTGAGATTCACAGTTCTGGTTTTTTTTGCAACATTGACTGGCCCGGCGCTGGCCTTTTTCTACATGTCAGGTGGGGCGGAAACAGACAGTTCCAGGGTTGAATTGCCAGGTAAAATAGCTGACTGGAAGTTGGTAGAAAACAGTCTGACTTCATGGAAACCTGATTGGTTGCAGGGGAATTCTGTTGTTGAAGGTAGATACAGCGATGGAGCACATAGAGTTGATGTGTTTTTGTCCCGTTTCAGCTCACAAGAACAGGGTAGAGAGGCGATCAGTGTCCTGAATAAAGTATATGATTTTGACGTATGGTCGAGAATCTATCGGCGTGTTACCGATCTCGGTCAGGTAAATGGTCGTAACTTAATTGTTGAAGAGACTAGGCTGAAAGCCGCTGGGTCAGATAGAGGGCGAATTGTCTGGCGTTGGTACAATGCGGCGGGTAAGCGGGAACAAAAAAATATCAAAGCCAAGTTGCTGAATCTACTGGGTATTTTAAAAGGAAATCCTGAGATAGATGTCAATATGGTGAGTTATGACCTCGGTGCCGATGAGGATAAAACCAGGATCAGGATGGTCGGATTTCTACCAGGGTATCTGTCTGCGGTGGAGAAATAG
- the prsT gene encoding PEP-CTERM system TPR-repeat protein PrsT produces the protein MYIEKKRFLKAILMASAAAAILLSGCGGQDDELAYLESAQTHTEGKQYQKAVIELKNVLQINPGNGDARLMLARVYLKIRDGASAEKELIRAKQLGMQEKDFYLIKGEALLQQRLYNRILDEIKEEGIQAADLSKVQILRAQAFAGNNKKEKALDLYHAVLAREGSYAKAYSGIGRIFLVEKDYEKAIEASDEALQVEKKNVDAWTIKGLAYFKLQKFPLAEESFESALAGLEQEMFSQRKFVLRISFIQTLLAQKKIDKASANIEIIRKSIPENPFVSYLSALRYFMAGKYDLAETDLHHVIKVMPGHVPTHLLLGSVHFARRNYEQANDFLTRYVNEVPTHIQARKLLGETRLRLNKPGDAVEILAPIVNDDTKDVELLTMIGNAASQSGQDSLGTHYLRKAASVRPESTGIREELAKAYLRKGAIDQAIEELEGLSDTNSSDSNRLLLIYAYLRKQEFSQAVKLTDELLSANPESPILMTLKGGIQTMSGERANARTLFQNALKSKKDYLPALFALSKLDLEDGKLTESGDRLNQILALDPNNVNAMLGLSQISERRQNRKQALSWIEQARKANASALVPRFVLARYYLKTGKTDEALEVLKEVEAIKPTDVTFLLLMGNAELQIGRFNKAIDYFERYVRQQPQSIAGYIALATAESKHGRLSSAKRTLKKALEINPNHLRATILFISIETKEKNYPEAERLAMIVKENKKTEQWGYVLLSDIYVQSRNYAKAQVLLNEGLAKYQSFTLSDKLSKAYYLDDKKDKSVEVMLEWVKNNPDDLKGTLALASTYQKMDRIDEAVKLYQGVLDNNSGNVIALNNMALILFENNQELAISYAERAYKNARTSTAIADTYGWMLVQSGDIEKGSEILSRVAVSSDDPNVLYHYAVTLHRMGLKEQAKRALAHAFESDREFEDMEGVMTLRKELNKR, from the coding sequence ATGTATATCGAAAAAAAGCGATTTCTCAAAGCGATATTGATGGCATCTGCTGCAGCGGCGATTTTGTTGAGTGGTTGTGGCGGTCAGGATGATGAACTTGCCTATCTGGAGAGCGCGCAGACTCATACGGAAGGGAAGCAGTATCAAAAGGCTGTTATTGAGTTAAAAAATGTTCTACAGATCAACCCAGGCAATGGTGATGCAAGATTAATGCTGGCAAGAGTTTATCTTAAGATCAGGGATGGCGCATCGGCTGAGAAGGAGTTAATACGGGCAAAGCAACTGGGTATGCAGGAGAAAGATTTCTATCTGATAAAGGGAGAGGCTTTGCTGCAGCAGCGGCTCTACAATCGAATCCTCGATGAAATAAAAGAAGAAGGGATTCAGGCTGCGGATCTGAGTAAAGTACAGATTTTGCGTGCCCAAGCGTTTGCCGGGAATAACAAGAAAGAGAAGGCATTGGACTTATACCATGCTGTTCTTGCACGAGAGGGCAGCTATGCGAAGGCTTATTCAGGGATAGGGCGAATCTTCCTTGTAGAAAAGGATTATGAAAAAGCTATAGAGGCAAGTGATGAAGCACTTCAAGTTGAAAAGAAAAATGTCGATGCATGGACCATCAAAGGATTAGCGTATTTCAAACTGCAAAAATTCCCTCTTGCGGAAGAGAGCTTTGAAAGTGCACTGGCTGGACTTGAACAGGAAATGTTTTCTCAGCGTAAGTTTGTTCTGCGTATTTCTTTTATTCAGACGCTGCTGGCACAGAAGAAGATTGATAAAGCTTCTGCAAATATCGAAATCATCAGGAAATCCATACCAGAAAATCCCTTCGTCTCCTATTTGTCAGCATTGCGCTACTTTATGGCGGGAAAATATGATTTGGCTGAAACGGATCTGCATCACGTAATCAAAGTAATGCCGGGCCATGTGCCTACGCATCTGCTTCTGGGCTCGGTGCACTTTGCCAGAAGAAACTATGAACAGGCGAATGATTTCCTTACAAGGTATGTCAATGAAGTACCGACACACATTCAGGCGAGGAAGCTATTGGGTGAGACACGTTTACGCTTGAACAAGCCTGGTGACGCGGTCGAAATTTTAGCTCCCATCGTAAATGATGATACCAAAGATGTAGAACTTCTGACTATGATCGGCAATGCTGCAAGTCAGTCGGGGCAAGATTCATTAGGTACCCACTACCTGAGAAAAGCTGCGTCAGTCAGACCTGAAAGTACTGGCATCAGAGAAGAACTTGCAAAAGCATATTTAAGGAAAGGTGCGATTGATCAAGCCATTGAAGAGCTGGAGGGGCTTTCCGACACAAATTCGTCTGATAGTAACCGCCTTCTTCTTATCTACGCTTATTTGAGAAAACAGGAGTTTTCGCAGGCAGTAAAACTGACGGATGAACTGCTGTCAGCTAATCCTGAAAGCCCAATACTGATGACGCTAAAAGGCGGGATTCAGACTATGAGTGGAGAGAGGGCCAATGCACGTACGCTGTTTCAAAATGCCTTGAAGAGCAAGAAAGACTATCTGCCTGCACTGTTTGCGCTGTCTAAACTTGATCTGGAGGATGGAAAGTTAACTGAATCGGGTGACAGGCTGAATCAGATTCTTGCATTGGATCCTAATAACGTGAACGCAATGCTTGGACTTTCACAAATTTCCGAGCGTAGGCAGAATAGGAAGCAAGCACTCTCCTGGATTGAGCAGGCAAGGAAGGCAAATGCTTCAGCCTTGGTCCCAAGGTTTGTATTGGCCAGATATTACCTGAAAACGGGTAAAACCGATGAAGCATTGGAAGTGTTGAAGGAGGTTGAGGCGATAAAGCCAACCGACGTGACATTCCTTCTATTGATGGGAAATGCTGAGTTGCAAATAGGGCGTTTCAATAAGGCGATTGATTATTTTGAAAGATATGTTCGGCAACAACCTCAGTCGATTGCAGGTTACATAGCACTCGCCACAGCAGAGTCGAAACATGGTCGTCTTTCCAGTGCAAAACGCACTCTGAAAAAAGCGCTGGAAATTAACCCAAACCATTTGCGTGCAACAATTCTGTTTATCTCTATTGAAACTAAAGAGAAGAATTATCCTGAGGCCGAACGACTGGCGATGATAGTCAAAGAGAATAAAAAAACGGAGCAGTGGGGTTACGTTCTCTTGAGTGATATCTATGTTCAATCGAGAAATTACGCAAAGGCTCAGGTGCTATTGAATGAGGGGCTGGCAAAGTATCAATCGTTCACACTGTCGGATAAGCTTTCCAAGGCATACTATCTCGATGACAAAAAAGATAAGTCAGTGGAAGTTATGCTGGAATGGGTGAAGAATAATCCTGACGACCTGAAGGGGACTTTGGCACTTGCATCCACCTACCAGAAAATGGATAGGATTGATGAGGCGGTTAAACTTTACCAAGGTGTTCTTGATAACAATTCGGGGAATGTAATCGCACTAAATAACATGGCGCTGATACTTTTTGAAAACAACCAGGAACTGGCGATATCATACGCAGAGAGAGCGTATAAAAATGCGCGCACGAGTACTGCAATTGCTGATACTTATGGTTGGATGCTGGTTCAAAGCGGCGATATAGAGAAAGGTTCTGAGATTTTGAGCAGAGTGGCAGTATCATCGGATGATCCCAATGTCTTGTATCACTATGCAGTAACTCTGCATCGAATGGGGCTGAAAGAGCAGGCAAAAAGGGCGCTTGCCCATGCCTTTGAGAGTGACCGGGAGTTTGAGGACATGGAAGGGGTAATGACTCTCAGAAAAGAATTGAATAAACGGTAG
- a CDS encoding sugar ABC transporter substrate-binding protein gives MFLVTVGAGCSSSSMKMESIDAADSAVKTDATPVYLIGPGDALSVFVWGNPELSADVIVRPDGYISTPLVEDVQASGKAPTDLAREMEEELSKLIKNPKVTVSLTTTVGQYSEQIRVVGQASTPRALPYRENMTLLDVIIAVGGLTEFAAGNKSIIVRNVGGKTEQYRVRLDDLIRDGDISANVKVVPGDVLIIPETWF, from the coding sequence ATGTTTCTGGTTACTGTGGGAGCGGGTTGTTCAAGCTCATCAATGAAGATGGAGTCCATCGATGCTGCTGACTCCGCTGTGAAAACAGACGCGACCCCGGTCTACCTGATTGGACCAGGTGATGCGCTCAGTGTCTTTGTATGGGGTAATCCTGAACTATCAGCAGATGTGATTGTTCGACCTGATGGCTATATCTCAACGCCTCTGGTAGAGGATGTCCAGGCATCGGGAAAAGCTCCGACAGACTTGGCTCGTGAAATGGAAGAGGAACTATCCAAGCTCATAAAAAATCCTAAAGTCACTGTCAGTCTTACAACAACTGTCGGACAGTACTCAGAACAGATAAGAGTTGTTGGACAAGCTTCCACGCCTCGCGCACTCCCTTATCGGGAGAATATGACTTTGCTGGATGTAATTATTGCGGTAGGTGGTCTGACAGAGTTTGCTGCTGGCAATAAATCGATTATCGTTCGCAATGTTGGTGGAAAAACAGAGCAGTACCGGGTTCGTCTTGATGACCTGATCAGAGATGGCGATATCTCTGCAAATGTTAAGGTGGTTCCAGGTGATGTTTTGATTATTCCTGAAACCTGGTTCTAG
- a CDS encoding tyrosine-protein kinase family protein — protein sequence MVSSIEKAINRLNKERSRDQSDGAEQIVEADEVLVESDNVDAESKSIIGEQTETARDVLMAVDSEVSIPASVESDVVAAAPGFPEKDICEIDFETLGKAGYLVPDSDQQRLSEEYRIIKRPLLMNAFGKGAAPVERGNLVLVTSSFPGEGKTYTAINLGVSIATELDSTILLVDGDVLKSSLSKLLGMEDKPGLIDVLEDPTMDLGDVIQSTQVPKLKILPAGRRHQNSTELLASESMEKILTELAERYPDRIVLFDAPPMLATTEAGVLTYRMGQIVMVVEAGKTAVDAVNESIAQLDPNKVIGLVLNKSRVKSGHKYYGSYYG from the coding sequence ATGGTAAGTAGTATCGAAAAAGCGATAAATCGGCTGAACAAGGAGCGATCGCGCGATCAGAGTGACGGGGCGGAGCAGATTGTTGAGGCAGATGAGGTGTTGGTTGAATCTGATAACGTCGATGCTGAATCAAAATCAATAATCGGAGAGCAAACTGAGACCGCTAGAGATGTGCTGATGGCAGTCGACTCGGAAGTGTCCATCCCTGCTTCGGTTGAATCAGATGTTGTTGCTGCCGCACCTGGATTTCCTGAAAAAGATATCTGTGAAATTGATTTTGAAACCTTGGGTAAGGCAGGTTATCTAGTGCCTGATAGCGATCAACAGCGCTTGTCTGAGGAATATCGCATAATAAAGCGCCCTCTGTTGATGAATGCTTTTGGTAAGGGCGCCGCACCGGTTGAACGCGGTAACTTGGTTCTGGTTACAAGCTCTTTTCCTGGCGAAGGTAAAACCTACACGGCGATTAATCTTGGCGTCAGTATTGCCACTGAACTTGACTCCACTATCCTGCTCGTTGATGGTGATGTCCTAAAGTCATCTCTTAGCAAATTACTGGGGATGGAAGATAAGCCGGGTTTGATAGATGTCTTGGAAGACCCAACTATGGATCTTGGTGACGTGATTCAGAGTACACAAGTACCAAAACTGAAAATCCTCCCTGCCGGAAGACGACACCAAAACTCTACTGAGCTACTAGCCAGCGAAAGTATGGAGAAGATTTTGACAGAATTGGCTGAAAGGTACCCTGATCGTATTGTTTTATTTGATGCTCCTCCTATGCTGGCAACAACTGAAGCTGGTGTTCTTACTTATCGAATGGGACAGATAGTGATGGTTGTCGAAGCGGGCAAGACGGCAGTTGATGCTGTTAACGAATCGATTGCACAGCTTGATCCAAACAAAGTGATTGGTCTTGTTTTGAACAAAAGTAGAGTGAAGTCCGGCCATAAGTATTATGGTAGTTACTATGGTTGA
- a CDS encoding TIGR03016 family PEP-CTERM system-associated outer membrane protein has product MVESVLLKKMISGRGEATINRIFVFSLFCLIYSNALAVSWHIEPVATLKGSYTDNVTLESNDLAESDFITEILPGIHILGDGNRLDLDFNYRLQHIRYLDHAEANKTQHTLGLAANISVVEDLFFIDVRSDFTQRPVFSDSVRDPENIAITDDVTDVFMTSISPYLNHRFGNFAVGRLMYTAQRVKYADSATSDVDHRILDGSLASGTRFTNFRWNLTYLDRKEEPEAGIATRFKIGMADMRYTLYKSVFAIAKLGYEKNTYSVPSDSDETEGEVWGLGLGWAPTTRTSMEAVFGKRYFGNTANVIVIHEGSLFTVSALYDEDFTTGSFVDGGSPSFDEDGRPVYGIDRPSISTEVYLNKRLSADLVLELRKSEVTFTIFDTKREYQTRGSTEHVYGGDVVWDWTLSSRTTATFGAFWHQTAPFDDVPRVDDFYGGVRFERRFSPHLTGGADYSFTKRDSVLEEENYNRNRVGAFVTYEF; this is encoded by the coding sequence ATGGTTGAATCTGTGCTCTTGAAAAAAATGATCTCTGGCAGAGGGGAAGCGACTATTAATCGGATATTCGTTTTTTCTTTGTTTTGTTTAATATATTCTAATGCCTTGGCGGTATCTTGGCATATTGAGCCCGTTGCCACTCTAAAAGGCTCATATACAGATAATGTAACGCTTGAGAGCAATGATCTGGCTGAAAGCGACTTTATTACGGAGATATTGCCGGGAATTCATATTTTGGGCGATGGAAATAGGCTGGATCTTGATTTCAACTATCGTCTTCAACATATTCGCTACCTTGATCATGCAGAGGCGAATAAAACCCAACACACGTTAGGTTTGGCAGCAAACATTTCGGTCGTTGAGGATCTGTTTTTTATCGATGTGAGATCAGATTTCACACAAAGGCCGGTTTTTTCAGACAGTGTGCGTGATCCTGAAAATATTGCGATTACCGACGATGTTACGGATGTATTTATGACCTCAATATCGCCTTACCTGAACCATCGATTTGGTAATTTTGCTGTAGGCCGTCTGATGTACACTGCACAGCGTGTGAAGTATGCAGATTCGGCAACGAGTGATGTTGATCATAGAATACTTGATGGCTCTCTGGCTAGTGGGACACGGTTTACTAACTTTAGATGGAATCTGACTTATCTTGATAGAAAAGAAGAGCCTGAGGCAGGAATAGCTACGAGATTTAAGATCGGAATGGCTGATATGAGATACACGCTCTACAAGAGTGTATTTGCTATTGCTAAATTAGGTTATGAAAAAAATACTTATAGTGTTCCAAGTGATAGTGATGAGACAGAAGGTGAAGTCTGGGGTCTGGGTTTAGGTTGGGCGCCAACCACTAGAACAAGTATGGAGGCTGTGTTTGGTAAACGTTATTTTGGAAACACAGCAAATGTTATCGTTATTCATGAGGGCTCGCTGTTCACTGTTTCTGCTCTATATGATGAGGACTTTACTACAGGGTCTTTTGTCGATGGGGGATCCCCTTCGTTTGATGAGGATGGGAGGCCGGTCTATGGAATCGATCGCCCATCAATTTCTACAGAAGTTTATCTTAACAAAAGGTTATCAGCCGACCTTGTTCTGGAGTTACGAAAATCGGAGGTTACGTTTACAATATTTGATACTAAACGAGAATATCAGACAAGAGGCTCCACTGAACACGTTTATGGCGGTGATGTCGTCTGGGATTGGACGTTAAGTTCCAGAACTACTGCCACATTTGGTGCGTTTTGGCATCAGACTGCACCATTTGATGATGTACCAAGAGTCGATGATTTTTATGGTGGAGTGCGATTTGAACGCCGTTTCTCACCTCATTTGACAGGTGGCGCTGACTACTCTTTTACAAAGCGTGATTCCGTGCTCGAGGAAGAGAATTACAATAGGAACAGGGTAGGTGCGTTTGTTACATACGAGTTTTGA
- a CDS encoding alginate lyase family protein, with amino-acid sequence MQSINWYVERLKSMSQEEIVWRAKSLARDHFDKVRFAIEWLPAADKTGCYGAGLSNMGFSVSNVRLGAWEDAEIDGLTREWRQKLVVKADDLMKHNFTFFDLNNKFLGHPIDWNRDHGADKPTPQRLAQTVNYRDFENSGDCKLVWEPNRHHQLVVLGRAYRATGNERYAAEVVSQIESWMEQNKAGYGMNWRSPLELGIRLINWVWAVDMIRDSGKLSEEFVGQFKRNVYLHCWDVARKFSKGSSANNHLVGEAAGVYIASSYFTDMDAAKRWRVESKNILIEEIQSQTYPDGLNREHALGYQFFVLQFYIFSGLVGRWTNDDFPASYWQQIKAMVESVMALSLGGESLPMFGDRDDGYVLDLGSEPEDIDAILSVGALLFNDAGMKSNVNRFSETGYWLFGNNAWQQFDAIEISDTSDRLASCAFIDSGYYLLQTGSVGKSNCVSVLLDCAELGYGAIAAHGHADALSFSLRVGRKDILVDPGTYDYFTYPEWRKYFRTTSAHNTVSIDGLDQSEMLGPFMWGKRANTTLESWETLDDMTLAVASHDGYTRLPDPVTHRRNLKLNNNDNCLTIKDDLLTISGHTAKLYFHFSEFCDVKQLSGNLFGINVDGLDELINFQLDDRLSVEILKGSDDPKCGWVSRGYHQKVPTVTLVATKKFTGNVSFTTTINCGIK; translated from the coding sequence ATGCAGTCTATTAACTGGTATGTCGAGCGGCTGAAAAGCATGTCCCAAGAGGAGATTGTCTGGAGGGCAAAGAGTCTTGCCCGTGACCATTTTGACAAAGTACGCTTCGCCATTGAATGGCTGCCCGCCGCCGATAAAACTGGTTGTTACGGCGCGGGGTTGTCTAATATGGGATTCAGTGTCAGTAATGTCAGGCTAGGTGCTTGGGAAGATGCGGAAATTGATGGGTTGACCAGAGAGTGGCGGCAGAAACTTGTCGTGAAAGCTGATGATCTGATGAAACACAATTTTACCTTTTTTGATTTGAACAACAAATTTCTTGGGCATCCGATTGATTGGAATAGGGATCATGGGGCCGATAAGCCCACACCTCAGAGGCTGGCACAGACGGTTAATTATAGGGACTTCGAAAATTCAGGCGATTGCAAATTGGTGTGGGAGCCCAACCGGCACCATCAACTGGTTGTACTGGGTCGGGCATATCGGGCGACCGGAAATGAAAGATATGCAGCTGAAGTTGTATCGCAAATTGAGTCTTGGATGGAGCAGAATAAAGCAGGTTATGGGATGAACTGGCGTAGCCCTCTGGAGCTTGGGATACGTCTAATCAACTGGGTGTGGGCGGTTGATATGATCCGTGATTCCGGAAAGCTTTCTGAGGAGTTTGTCGGCCAATTCAAACGCAATGTTTATCTACATTGTTGGGACGTGGCAAGAAAATTTTCGAAAGGTTCTTCAGCAAATAATCATCTTGTTGGAGAGGCAGCAGGTGTCTATATCGCTTCTAGCTATTTTACCGATATGGACGCTGCAAAGAGATGGCGTGTTGAATCAAAAAATATTCTGATAGAGGAGATTCAGTCACAGACATACCCTGATGGACTCAATAGAGAGCATGCTCTCGGTTATCAGTTTTTTGTTTTGCAATTTTATATTTTTTCAGGGCTTGTTGGACGCTGGACTAATGATGATTTTCCAGCCTCATATTGGCAGCAGATCAAGGCGATGGTTGAAAGTGTTATGGCGCTTTCTCTAGGTGGTGAATCTCTCCCGATGTTTGGGGACAGAGATGATGGCTATGTGCTTGATCTTGGTTCTGAACCTGAGGATATTGACGCTATTCTATCGGTTGGTGCTTTACTCTTTAATGATGCAGGGATGAAGTCTAATGTAAATCGTTTTTCTGAGACTGGATATTGGTTGTTCGGTAATAATGCCTGGCAGCAATTTGATGCTATCGAAATTAGTGATACAAGCGATAGACTCGCTTCATGTGCTTTTATCGACTCAGGGTATTATCTATTGCAGACTGGAAGCGTAGGAAAATCGAATTGTGTCAGTGTTCTTCTGGATTGTGCGGAGCTTGGATATGGGGCTATTGCAGCGCATGGGCATGCCGATGCACTAAGTTTCTCACTCAGAGTTGGGAGAAAGGATATTCTTGTCGACCCAGGAACGTATGACTACTTTACATACCCTGAGTGGAGAAAATACTTCAGAACGACAAGTGCACACAACACAGTGAGTATTGACGGGCTTGATCAATCAGAGATGCTTGGCCCGTTCATGTGGGGTAAACGGGCAAATACCACCCTAGAATCCTGGGAAACCCTGGACGATATGACACTGGCAGTCGCCAGTCACGACGGTTATACAAGACTTCCTGATCCGGTGACTCATAGGCGTAATCTGAAATTGAATAACAATGATAACTGCCTTACGATTAAAGATGATCTTCTTACTATATCCGGGCATACAGCGAAACTTTATTTTCACTTTTCCGAGTTCTGCGATGTGAAACAGTTGAGCGGGAACTTATTTGGAATAAATGTTGATGGTCTGGATGAGTTAATTAATTTTCAGCTTGACGATAGGCTATCTGTGGAGATATTGAAGGGTAGTGATGATCCGAAGTGTGGATGGGTTAGTCGCGGATATCATCAAAAAGTCCCAACGGTAACACTTGTTGCAACAAAAAAATTTACCGGTAATGTGAGTTTTACAACGACGATAAACTGCGGGATAAAATAA